A single Flavobacterium sp. 1 DNA region contains:
- a CDS encoding 5-formyltetrahydrofolate cyclo-ligase — protein MLKKELRQKYKVLRQNLTTAEIENLSLAIANEILKLPIWDKTYFHVFLPIEEQKEINTEFILHLLSGKDKEIVISKSDFLTLNMTHFLLTDNTKIKKNEHNIPEPVDGIEVPATKIEVVFIPLLAYDQKGNRVGYGKGFYDKFLSQCKPDTIKIGLSFFEPEALISDVFETDVLLDYCICPSGVHEF, from the coding sequence ATGTTGAAAAAGGAATTAAGACAGAAATATAAAGTATTAAGACAAAATCTTACTACTGCTGAAATTGAGAATTTAAGCCTAGCTATTGCCAATGAAATACTGAAACTTCCCATTTGGGACAAGACCTATTTTCATGTTTTTTTGCCCATTGAAGAACAAAAGGAAATCAATACTGAGTTTATACTGCATCTCCTGTCGGGAAAAGATAAAGAAATTGTGATTTCAAAAAGTGATTTTCTGACCCTAAACATGACTCATTTTCTTTTGACTGACAATACTAAAATAAAGAAAAACGAACACAACATTCCCGAACCTGTTGATGGCATTGAGGTTCCTGCCACAAAAATTGAAGTCGTTTTTATCCCGCTTTTGGCTTATGACCAAAAAGGAAACCGAGTAGGTTACGGCAAAGGCTTTTATGATAAATTCCTCTCTCAATGCAAACCCGATACCATTAAAATTGGGCTGTCTTTTTTTGAACCCGAAGCACTCATTTCGGATGTTTTTGAAACTGATGTATTGTTGGATTATTGCATTTGCCCGAGCGGAGTTCATGAATTCTAA
- a CDS encoding pyridoxal-dependent decarboxylase gives MLYWKKLSQKERQARIEKALEENVNFTLDTSLGYPASKLDSKVYYEEASFLADAPTLKTYVANPNHIGCHTLGSSEKAFKGTQEIEREVLDVLAVDVFKAQPKSYDGYISPGGTEANIQAIWMYRNYFSYKLGANPYEIAILASEDTHYSIPKAANILMLDWLKVPVDFLTREIDTFQLENIIIKAKKKGKKYFIVISNMGTTMFGAIDNPNDYVQILEKHHLIYKIHIDAAYGGFIYPFSDKESELNFENPKISSITIDAHKMLQAPYGTGIFLCRKGLIENVLTKEAEYIEGMDLTLCGSRSGSNAVAVWMILFTYGPFGWCEKIRVLQMRAQWLCDQLDELKIAYFREPFMNIITIQSQFIKKSLVKKYDLVPQKHNGDNSWYKIVIMDHVEVDHLSTFITDLKKESLYVEKGIKTEI, from the coding sequence ATGCTGTATTGGAAAAAGTTATCCCAAAAAGAAAGACAAGCCCGAATTGAAAAAGCATTAGAAGAAAACGTCAACTTTACTTTGGACACTTCTCTAGGCTACCCCGCCTCAAAACTGGACAGTAAAGTATATTATGAAGAAGCTTCTTTCTTGGCCGACGCGCCTACATTAAAAACTTATGTTGCCAATCCCAACCACATCGGATGCCACACCTTAGGCAGTTCTGAAAAAGCATTCAAAGGTACTCAAGAAATAGAGCGCGAAGTTCTAGATGTACTCGCAGTAGATGTTTTTAAAGCACAGCCTAAATCGTATGATGGATACATTTCTCCCGGCGGCACCGAAGCCAATATTCAGGCCATTTGGATGTACCGCAATTATTTCAGTTATAAACTGGGTGCGAATCCGTATGAAATAGCTATTTTGGCATCCGAAGACACCCATTACTCTATCCCAAAAGCAGCCAATATCCTGATGCTGGATTGGCTAAAAGTTCCTGTTGATTTCCTTACTCGGGAAATAGACACTTTCCAATTGGAAAATATCATCATTAAGGCCAAAAAGAAAGGAAAAAAATATTTCATCGTAATCTCAAATATGGGAACTACCATGTTTGGCGCAATAGACAATCCGAATGATTATGTCCAAATTTTAGAAAAACACCACCTCATTTATAAAATACATATTGACGCCGCTTACGGAGGCTTTATTTATCCTTTTAGTGATAAGGAAAGTGAACTGAATTTTGAGAACCCAAAAATTAGCTCCATAACTATTGATGCTCACAAAATGCTGCAGGCTCCTTATGGCACAGGAATTTTTCTTTGCCGTAAAGGATTAATCGAAAATGTTTTGACTAAAGAAGCCGAATATATTGAAGGCATGGATCTAACTCTTTGTGGCAGCCGGTCTGGATCTAATGCCGTAGCAGTTTGGATGATTTTATTCACCTATGGTCCATTTGGCTGGTGTGAAAAAATACGGGTTTTACAAATGAGAGCCCAATGGCTATGTGATCAATTAGACGAATTAAAAATCGCCTATTTTAGAGAACCGTTTATGAATATTATCACCATTCAGTCGCAATTCATAAAAAAATCTTTAGTCAAAAAATACGATTTGGTTCCCCAAAAACACAATGGTGATAATTCATGGTATAAAATTGTGATTATGGATCATGTAGAAGTAGATCATTTAAGTACTTTTATAACCGATCTAAAAAAGGAATCACTTTATGTTGAAAAAGGAATTAAGACAGAAATATAA
- a CDS encoding phage tail sheath C-terminal domain-containing protein translates to MNVSSLKTPGVYINEIDAFPPSIAQVATAIPAFVGYTEKGPTVPVRISSFMEFQQIFGGAPLPKAVVVELDSNLVPTDNSTVTESLFKLYNSIRLFYTNGGGVCYIVSIGDYTATINSNGVFETGIEKLEKFDEPTLILFPDAVNLSAVLLGLVQQKALAQCAKLMDRFTVMDVKQETSLIADSSAFRDNVGNQNMKYGSSYYPYLKTAFPYTYRFNDINGTASGKVDFGTIYSSDAKIKPLIDGFSSLYNDVYNDTTGLLKKWSVAKTVNLKVDTVTTLGHVGTFVGNIWNLLKIYGKPSTLGNTGLKNYLNNSIPILLRPFAQKLVDFESRYLVTTATYIVQYSTPGIKNAFDDIPWKEGAVDFKPSETKVPAQTNLYLKLLTSDPDTTDIAADYAKIKAQLNKLHTAIITAIDGLSQSTEKYVAEDENSLTSSIPIYSAIVAKLSQTMNTVPPSGAMVGIYAQTDASRGVWKSPANVSVSGIIGLTADINDTDQEDMNIHETGKSINAIRKFTGKGFIVWGGRTLAGNNNDWKYINVRRLANMIEESAKKACNQFVFEPNVAQTWASVKGMLDNYLTTLWNDGALAGAKAEHAFFVQVGLNETMSAQDILDGRMIVKIGYAPSRPAEFIILEFKQMQQRS, encoded by the coding sequence ATGAATGTAAGTTCTCTTAAAACACCTGGAGTATATATCAATGAGATTGATGCATTTCCGCCTTCAATTGCTCAAGTAGCAACTGCCATACCTGCATTTGTGGGTTATACAGAAAAAGGACCCACAGTTCCTGTTCGGATTTCTTCCTTTATGGAGTTTCAACAAATTTTTGGAGGAGCTCCGTTGCCTAAAGCCGTTGTGGTCGAATTAGACTCAAACTTAGTTCCAACAGACAATAGTACTGTTACCGAAAGTCTCTTTAAACTCTATAACAGCATTCGCCTTTTTTACACTAATGGAGGCGGTGTTTGCTATATCGTTTCTATAGGCGATTATACGGCAACAATCAACAGCAATGGTGTTTTTGAAACTGGTATAGAAAAATTAGAAAAATTCGATGAACCAACTTTGATATTATTTCCGGATGCTGTGAATTTAAGTGCTGTTTTGTTGGGATTAGTACAACAAAAAGCTTTAGCTCAATGTGCTAAATTAATGGATCGATTTACAGTTATGGATGTCAAACAAGAAACAAGCCTTATTGCAGACAGCAGTGCTTTTAGAGACAATGTTGGCAATCAAAACATGAAATACGGATCTTCTTATTACCCTTATTTGAAAACTGCTTTTCCATACACTTATAGATTTAATGATATAAACGGAACAGCTAGTGGCAAAGTAGATTTTGGAACAATATACTCATCCGATGCCAAAATCAAACCGTTGATTGATGGCTTTAGCTCTTTATACAATGATGTCTATAATGATACTACAGGTTTGTTAAAAAAATGGAGTGTTGCTAAAACTGTCAATCTAAAGGTTGATACCGTAACAACCCTTGGACATGTAGGCACATTTGTAGGAAATATTTGGAACTTACTAAAAATTTACGGCAAACCCAGTACATTAGGGAACACAGGATTGAAAAACTATTTAAATAATTCTATTCCTATATTATTACGCCCGTTTGCGCAAAAATTAGTTGATTTTGAATCCCGTTATCTTGTAACTACAGCAACATATATAGTACAATATAGTACCCCTGGAATAAAGAATGCTTTTGATGACATTCCTTGGAAAGAAGGCGCTGTTGATTTCAAACCTTCCGAAACAAAAGTTCCTGCACAAACTAATTTGTATTTAAAGTTATTAACCTCAGATCCGGACACAACGGATATTGCGGCTGATTACGCAAAAATCAAAGCACAATTGAACAAACTTCATACAGCAATTATAACAGCAATAGATGGCTTGAGTCAATCAACTGAAAAGTACGTTGCTGAAGACGAAAACAGCTTAACATCAAGTATTCCTATTTATTCAGCAATAGTAGCCAAACTTTCTCAAACTATGAATACCGTTCCTCCATCAGGAGCTATGGTTGGTATTTATGCTCAAACAGATGCTTCTAGAGGCGTTTGGAAATCTCCTGCAAATGTTAGTGTTAGTGGCATTATTGGATTAACTGCTGATATTAATGACACCGATCAAGAAGATATGAACATCCATGAAACTGGAAAATCCATCAATGCCATTCGGAAATTCACCGGCAAAGGATTTATAGTTTGGGGGGGAAGAACACTAGCCGGAAACAACAACGATTGGAAATATATCAATGTTCGCCGATTGGCAAATATGATAGAAGAATCGGCAAAAAAAGCCTGCAATCAATTTGTTTTTGAACCAAACGTAGCCCAAACATGGGCAAGCGTAAAAGGAATGCTGGACAATTACCTAACCACACTTTGGAACGATGGTGCATTGGCTGGTGCCAAAGCGGAACATGCTTTTTTTGTTCAGGTTGGTCTAAACGAAACTATGTCAGCACAAGATATTTTGGACGGCAGAATGATTGTAAAGATTGGATATGCTCCTTCCAGACCTGCTGAATTTATCATATTGGAATTCAAACAAATGCAACAAAGATCATAA
- the ileS gene encoding isoleucine--tRNA ligase, with protein MSTKFTEYKGLDLPTVASEVLDFWKKENIFEKSVTTREGAEPFVFFEGPPSANGLPGIHHVMARAIKDIFCRYKTQKGFQVKRKAGWDTHGLPVELGTEKELGITKEDIGKKITVEEYNEACKKTVMRYTDVWNDLTEKMGYWVDMEDPYVTYKSKYMESVWWLLKQIYNKDLMYKGYTIQPYSPKAGTGLSSHEVNQPGSYRDVTDTTVVAQFKVLEDQKELVFNTFYDYISSNNLKHYKLERLDLDEIHFLAWTTTPWTLPSNTALTVGPRIDYVLVKTFNQYTFRPSNVILAKNLVGKQFGKGFFESNESSDFENFKEGDKKTPFHILAECKGADLVGIRYEQLLPFALPYQNPENAFRVISGDFVTTEDGTGIVHTAPTFGADDAKVAKEATPEVPPMLVLDENGTPVPLVNLQGKFIDGLGSYSGKYVKNEYYTAVDGDAPERSVDVEIAIQLKEENKAFKVEKYVHSYPHCWRTDTPILYYPLDSWFIKITEVRDRMFDLNETINWKPKATGEGRFGNWLKNANDWNLSRSRFWGIPLPIWRNEEGTEEILIGSVEELYNEIEKSIVAGFQKENPFKGFEIGNMDESNYDLIDLHKNVVDQITLVSASGKPMKRESDLIDVWFDSGAMPYAQWHYPFENKDKIDENKDFPANFIAEGVDQTRGWFYTLHAIGTLVFDKIAYKNVVSNGLVLDKNGQKMSKRLGNAADPFETLKEYGPDATRWYMISNANPWDNLKFDLEGIAEVRRKFFGTLYNTYSFFSLYANIDGFKYSEAEIPINERPEIDQWIISELNTLIAEVDGFYDDYEPTKAARAISEFVQENLSNWYVRLCRRRFWKGEYAQDKIAAYQTLYTCLLTVSKLSAPIAPFFMDALYRDLTKAAETENFGSVHLAQFPVSVEKYVNKMLESKMQKAQTISSLVLSLRKKEMIKVRQPLQKVMIPVLDENQRLEIEAVSDLIKAEVNVKEIVLLDDASGILIKQIKPNFKALGPRFGKDMGLISKEIQNLSAEQISQFDKEGTLSVVIAGNSVILSLEDVEISSQDIEGWLVANSNGITVALDIIISPELKQEGIARELVNRIQNIRKDAGFEVTDKIKVHLQKNDTLETAAKANEDYIKSETLTEVLVFEEIIENGTEIDFDGITTSIIITKN; from the coding sequence ATGAGCACAAAATTTACTGAATACAAAGGACTTGACTTGCCAACAGTGGCGTCAGAAGTGCTGGATTTTTGGAAGAAAGAAAATATATTTGAAAAGAGCGTAACCACCCGCGAAGGAGCTGAACCGTTTGTGTTTTTTGAAGGGCCGCCTTCGGCAAATGGATTGCCTGGAATTCACCACGTAATGGCGCGTGCGATTAAAGATATTTTTTGCAGATATAAAACTCAAAAAGGATTTCAAGTAAAGCGTAAAGCAGGTTGGGATACGCATGGTTTGCCTGTTGAATTAGGTACTGAGAAAGAACTTGGAATTACCAAAGAAGATATAGGAAAAAAAATAACCGTAGAAGAGTATAACGAAGCGTGTAAGAAAACCGTAATGCGTTATACCGATGTATGGAACGACCTGACCGAAAAAATGGGATATTGGGTTGATATGGAAGATCCGTATGTGACTTATAAATCCAAATATATGGAATCGGTTTGGTGGCTGCTAAAACAAATCTACAACAAGGATTTGATGTACAAAGGCTATACCATTCAGCCGTATTCTCCAAAAGCTGGGACAGGTTTGAGTTCGCACGAAGTGAACCAGCCGGGAAGTTACAGAGACGTAACTGATACGACAGTTGTGGCTCAGTTCAAAGTATTAGAAGATCAAAAAGAATTGGTTTTTAACACTTTTTATGATTACATCAGTTCCAATAATTTGAAACATTATAAGTTAGAAAGACTGGATCTGGATGAAATTCATTTCTTGGCTTGGACGACTACGCCTTGGACTTTACCGAGTAATACTGCATTGACCGTTGGCCCTAGAATTGACTATGTTCTGGTAAAAACGTTCAATCAATATACTTTCCGTCCATCAAACGTGATTTTGGCAAAAAATCTCGTTGGTAAACAATTTGGAAAAGGATTTTTTGAAAGCAACGAATCATCGGATTTTGAAAATTTCAAAGAAGGAGACAAAAAAACACCATTTCACATACTTGCCGAATGTAAAGGAGCTGATTTAGTCGGAATCCGTTACGAGCAATTATTGCCATTTGCATTGCCATATCAAAATCCAGAAAATGCTTTTAGAGTAATTTCAGGAGATTTTGTGACAACTGAAGATGGAACAGGAATTGTGCATACAGCTCCTACTTTTGGTGCCGATGATGCCAAAGTTGCCAAAGAAGCTACTCCAGAGGTACCACCAATGTTAGTTTTAGATGAAAACGGAACTCCAGTTCCATTAGTAAATCTGCAGGGAAAATTTATTGACGGATTAGGAAGTTACTCTGGAAAATATGTTAAAAATGAATATTATACAGCTGTAGATGGAGATGCGCCTGAACGATCTGTTGATGTTGAAATCGCTATTCAATTAAAAGAAGAAAATAAAGCATTCAAAGTAGAGAAATATGTACACAGTTACCCACATTGCTGGAGAACTGATACGCCAATCTTATATTATCCTTTGGATTCGTGGTTTATAAAAATTACTGAGGTTAGAGATAGAATGTTCGATTTGAACGAAACCATCAATTGGAAACCAAAAGCAACCGGAGAAGGACGTTTCGGGAATTGGCTGAAAAATGCTAACGACTGGAATTTATCGCGCTCTCGTTTTTGGGGAATCCCATTGCCAATTTGGAGAAACGAAGAAGGAACAGAAGAAATACTGATAGGTTCTGTTGAAGAATTATACAACGAAATTGAAAAATCAATTGTTGCAGGTTTCCAAAAAGAAAATCCTTTCAAAGGTTTTGAAATTGGAAATATGGACGAATCAAACTATGATTTAATCGATTTGCATAAAAATGTAGTAGATCAGATTACTTTGGTTTCCGCTTCTGGAAAACCAATGAAACGCGAATCTGATTTGATAGACGTTTGGTTTGATTCTGGAGCAATGCCTTATGCACAATGGCATTATCCTTTTGAAAACAAAGATAAAATAGACGAAAACAAAGATTTTCCGGCAAATTTCATTGCCGAAGGAGTAGACCAGACACGTGGCTGGTTTTATACTTTGCACGCTATTGGAACTTTGGTTTTTGATAAAATAGCCTATAAAAATGTAGTGTCAAACGGTTTGGTCTTAGATAAAAATGGACAAAAAATGTCCAAGCGTTTGGGTAATGCAGCCGATCCTTTTGAAACTTTAAAAGAATATGGACCTGATGCTACACGCTGGTACATGATCTCAAACGCAAATCCTTGGGATAACTTAAAATTCGATTTAGAAGGAATTGCTGAGGTGCGCCGTAAGTTCTTCGGAACGTTATATAACACTTATTCGTTCTTTAGCTTATATGCTAATATTGATGGTTTTAAATACTCAGAAGCTGAAATTCCTATAAACGAAAGACCAGAAATCGACCAATGGATTATATCCGAATTGAATACATTAATTGCTGAAGTTGATGGATTCTATGATGATTATGAACCAACAAAAGCGGCCCGTGCGATATCTGAATTTGTACAGGAAAATCTAAGTAACTGGTACGTTCGTTTGTGCCGCCGCCGTTTCTGGAAGGGAGAATATGCACAAGATAAAATTGCAGCTTATCAAACGCTTTATACATGTTTATTAACAGTCAGTAAATTAAGTGCGCCTATAGCACCGTTCTTTATGGATGCCCTTTATAGAGACCTGACAAAAGCAGCAGAAACAGAAAATTTTGGGTCAGTACATTTAGCTCAGTTCCCTGTTTCAGTTGAAAAGTATGTTAATAAAATGTTAGAGAGCAAAATGCAGAAAGCGCAGACGATTTCTTCTCTTGTTTTATCATTACGCAAAAAAGAGATGATTAAGGTGCGTCAGCCGCTTCAAAAGGTAATGATTCCAGTACTTGACGAGAATCAGAGGCTTGAAATTGAAGCCGTTTCCGACCTGATAAAGGCAGAGGTAAACGTGAAAGAAATCGTACTTTTAGATGATGCTTCAGGTATTTTGATTAAACAGATTAAACCGAATTTCAAAGCTTTAGGTCCGCGTTTCGGAAAAGATATGGGATTGATTTCCAAAGAGATACAAAATTTGTCTGCAGAACAAATCTCACAATTTGATAAAGAAGGCACGCTATCGGTTGTAATTGCTGGAAATAGTGTAATTTTATCACTGGAAGATGTAGAAATATCGTCGCAGGACATCGAAGGATGGCTGGTTGCCAATTCAAACGGAATAACAGTTGCATTAGATATTATAATTTCTCCCGAGCTAAAACAAGAAGGAATTGCAAGGGAATTGGTGAACAGGATTCAAAATATCAGGAAAGATGCCGGATTTGAAGTGACAGATAAAATTAAAGTACATTTGCAAAAGAATGATACTTTGGAAACAGCAGCAAAAGCCAACGAAGACTATATCAAATCGGAAACTTTGACAGAAGTGCTTGTTTTTGAGGAAATTATAGAGAATGGCACGGAAATTGACTTTGATGGAATAACAACAAGTATAATAATTACAAAAAATTAG
- a CDS encoding TraR/DksA C4-type zinc finger protein, producing MVDEVARYSDADLAEFKEIIQNKIVKAQADLDLIKSAYMNDLNNGTDDTSPTFKAFEEGSEIMSKEANSQLAIRQEKFIRDLKSALFRVENKTYGVCRITGKLIGKERLKIVPHATMSIEAKNLQR from the coding sequence ATGGTAGATGAAGTTGCAAGATACTCTGACGCTGATTTAGCAGAGTTTAAGGAAATCATTCAGAATAAAATCGTAAAGGCTCAAGCCGATTTAGATTTGATTAAGAGCGCCTATATGAATGACCTTAACAACGGTACGGATGATACATCTCCCACGTTTAAAGCATTTGAAGAAGGCAGCGAAATCATGTCAAAAGAAGCAAACTCACAGCTTGCAATTCGTCAGGAAAAGTTTATACGAGATTTGAAGAGTGCATTATTTAGAGTAGAAAATAAAACGTACGGTGTTTGTAGAATTACCGGAAAATTAATTGGAAAAGAAAGACTAAAAATTGTTCCTCATGCCACAATGAGCATTGAGGCAAAAAATCTTCAGAGATAA
- a CDS encoding Pvc16 family protein, whose product MNISKIFSNLVLKIKSEPNSNSLDIAIANIATLEDTSKLNLTKSPLILSIVNIEEDRTLKNQSVYLKEADHKVNISRYKNPTQHLIFSILFSSYVEESDLYLAGIEKLNLLINYFQQNSTFYYKSDDTELIYYPGFMSKTEAEKLNYSKITFEITSLTMEQLNQMWSYLGSKYMPSILFKMRLYPVQIDTIIKDEVIKEVKINLWENDKNNTIGLIETI is encoded by the coding sequence ATGAATATATCCAAAATTTTTTCTAATCTAGTCTTGAAAATAAAATCAGAGCCTAATTCAAATTCCTTGGATATTGCTATTGCCAACATAGCTACACTGGAAGATACTTCCAAATTAAATTTGACAAAATCTCCACTTATTTTATCAATAGTAAATATTGAAGAAGACAGAACTCTTAAAAATCAATCTGTTTATCTAAAAGAGGCAGACCATAAAGTCAACATTTCGAGATATAAAAACCCAACGCAGCATCTTATTTTTTCAATCTTATTTAGTTCTTATGTTGAGGAATCCGATTTGTATTTGGCGGGTATTGAAAAACTGAATTTACTCATAAACTACTTCCAGCAAAACAGCACTTTTTATTACAAAAGTGATGATACTGAACTGATATATTACCCAGGTTTTATGTCAAAAACGGAAGCCGAGAAACTGAACTATTCCAAAATAACTTTTGAAATCACAAGCTTAACTATGGAACAGTTAAATCAAATGTGGTCTTATCTGGGATCAAAATATATGCCTTCTATTTTATTTAAAATGAGATTGTACCCTGTACAGATAGATACAATCATTAAGGATGAAGTAATCAAAGAAGTTAAAATTAACCTTTGGGAAAATGACAAAAACAACACAATTGGCCTTATAGAAACGATTTAA
- a CDS encoding succinylglutamate desuccinylase/aspartoacylase family protein has product MKNSKPLVIFGESVLPGESKTIQLEIARLHTTTKLTIPIIIRRSKIEGPVVLFSGGIHGDEFNGIEIVRQLISKKINKPKKGTIICIPIINIYGFINRSRDFPDGRDLNRVFPGSRKGSLASRFAYHIITEIMPLVDYAVDFHAGGSSRFNAPQIRLTPNNPNTKLLADAFSAPFTLYSKNIAGSFRSSSEKLNIKMLLFEGGKSLDINHEVAQEGINGVKRLLKHLDMLDLKHYAPPQKKPTIYIEKSGWLRAKCSGLLIDNNLVGQFVKKGTILGMITDPFGKFERKIKAPNDGYVLNANHSPIVYQGDAIYHLSNTAEEDSE; this is encoded by the coding sequence ATGAAAAACTCAAAACCATTAGTCATTTTTGGCGAAAGCGTTTTGCCTGGAGAAAGTAAAACGATTCAGCTGGAAATTGCCCGATTACACACTACTACCAAACTAACAATTCCGATTATTATAAGACGTTCCAAGATTGAAGGTCCCGTTGTCCTTTTTTCCGGGGGCATTCATGGAGACGAATTTAATGGCATCGAAATCGTAAGACAGCTCATCTCCAAAAAAATAAACAAACCCAAAAAAGGCACTATCATTTGTATTCCTATCATAAACATTTATGGATTTATTAATAGATCCAGAGATTTTCCAGATGGAAGAGATTTAAATCGGGTATTTCCAGGAAGCAGAAAGGGATCCTTGGCCAGTCGATTTGCCTATCATATCATAACCGAAATCATGCCGCTTGTCGATTATGCCGTAGATTTTCACGCTGGGGGCTCCAGTAGATTTAACGCCCCGCAGATCAGGCTTACGCCAAATAACCCAAATACAAAACTGCTGGCCGATGCCTTTAGTGCGCCTTTCACATTATACTCAAAAAATATAGCAGGTTCTTTTAGAAGTTCCAGCGAAAAATTAAACATAAAAATGCTGCTGTTTGAGGGCGGAAAATCCTTAGATATTAATCACGAAGTGGCTCAGGAAGGCATTAATGGAGTCAAACGCCTTTTAAAACATTTGGACATGCTGGATCTGAAACATTATGCTCCTCCACAAAAGAAACCGACAATTTATATTGAAAAATCGGGTTGGTTGCGAGCCAAATGTTCCGGTTTATTAATTGACAATAATCTGGTAGGACAGTTTGTAAAAAAAGGAACAATATTAGGAATGATAACAGATCCTTTTGGGAAATTTGAACGAAAAATAAAAGCTCCAAATGACGGATATGTACTCAACGCCAACCACTCCCCCATTGTTTATCAAGGAGATGCCATCTATCATCTTTCGAATACTGCCGAAGAAGACAGTGAGTAA
- a CDS encoding lipoprotein signal peptidase produces the protein MSLVKAYFLIVLILLVDQVSKIYVKTNFILGEEVHVFNWFQIHFIENEGMAWGTKIPGEYGKLILTVFRLFAVTGIGYWLWDAVERKKSSNYLIVAIALIFAGALGNIIDSVFYGVIFDNSHQQLATLFSDNPYGTWLNGQVVDMFYFPFVRDYPMPEWIPYFGGRNFTFFNAIFNIADVAISTGVGILIVFNKKAFHKNH, from the coding sequence ATGTCATTAGTCAAAGCATATTTTCTTATTGTTCTTATATTGTTGGTAGATCAGGTGTCTAAAATTTATGTAAAAACAAATTTTATTTTAGGAGAAGAGGTTCATGTATTCAATTGGTTTCAAATTCATTTTATCGAAAATGAAGGGATGGCCTGGGGAACAAAAATACCTGGAGAATACGGAAAATTAATCTTAACGGTTTTTAGACTTTTTGCCGTAACAGGAATTGGTTACTGGCTGTGGGATGCTGTAGAAAGAAAGAAAAGTTCCAATTATCTTATTGTTGCTATTGCCCTGATATTTGCAGGTGCATTAGGAAATATAATTGATTCTGTATTTTATGGAGTCATATTCGATAACAGCCACCAGCAGTTAGCCACTCTATTTTCAGATAACCCTTATGGAACCTGGCTAAACGGACAGGTAGTAGATATGTTTTACTTTCCTTTTGTAAGAGATTATCCAATGCCGGAATGGATTCCTTATTTTGGCGGACGCAATTTTACTTTTTTCAATGCCATTTTCAATATTGCCGATGTGGCTATTTCAACAGGTGTTGGAATTTTAATAGTATTTAATAAAAAAGCATTTCATAAGAATCATTAA